In Prosthecomicrobium sp. N25, a single window of DNA contains:
- a CDS encoding phage holin family protein encodes MDTQRSVIDLFGDLVDQMSTLFRKEIQLAKTEMTEKAGQFAGGAAQVGVGGVLLLAALLFFLHAVVAWLDYAGLDPRWGFLIVAILVGAGGYLMLNRGKNEMKATNLTPVRTTEQLQRDAAVVKEQVR; translated from the coding sequence ATGGACACCCAAAGGTCCGTGATCGACCTCTTCGGCGATCTCGTCGATCAGATGTCGACGCTGTTCCGCAAGGAGATCCAGCTCGCCAAGACGGAGATGACCGAGAAGGCGGGCCAGTTCGCCGGAGGCGCCGCCCAGGTCGGCGTCGGCGGCGTGCTGCTGCTGGCGGCGCTGCTCTTCTTCCTGCACGCGGTCGTGGCTTGGCTCGACTACGCAGGCCTCGATCCGCGATGGGGCTTCCTCATCGTCGCGATCCTGGTCGGCGCCGGCGGCTACCTCATGCTGAACCGCGGCAAGAACGAAATGAAGGCCACCAACCTCACCCCCGTTAGGACGACCGAGCAGCTGCAGCGCGATGCGGCCGTGGTCAAGGAGCAGGTCCGATGA
- a CDS encoding DUF3618 domain-containing protein, whose amino-acid sequence MSNIDEAAMRGRTNGSRSKSSDEIEREVEDTRYRVRETLDELRDRMSPGQVVDQLMDYARGSGGGDFTRNLGRTVRDNPLPVMLIGAGIAWLMAGERRGAAQPGYVGSYAGSEHERWATPGPRSYQDAQGSGMGGMMGSAMDTAGSAMHAAGAAMGGVGSGVRSAVSGAGSAVSGAASGIASGARMAADAATATASGVGTVASTAYDVASSTASGAASIVSTAYDAVTGVAGAVRDAVVGTARGLSDGAHMVADRAGGMAGQAGEYAGSATDMAGEWAESGRYAARRVGRQAGRMGSNLQHVMEEQPLIMGAIGLAVGAALGAALPNTRAENRLFGETADRLRDQAMDVAAEQAERARQAARETASDWAERAEETISSVGEKVASTMDSMVGAGSEPSGQPGQSGQPRTGSGTAGSSSPTSGSSAGQYGQTGGTGAPRTGTTSASTTGSASPGSSTTGSGPTGSSGAGPSGAGTSGGVTSTPKTGTQSASGSTELGDDWRPKVNNPGSGSRNT is encoded by the coding sequence ATGAGCAATATCGACGAGGCGGCCATGCGGGGCCGCACCAACGGCAGCCGCTCGAAGTCTTCCGACGAAATCGAGCGCGAGGTCGAGGACACCCGCTACCGGGTCCGCGAGACCCTCGACGAGCTGCGGGACCGCATGTCCCCCGGCCAGGTCGTCGACCAGCTGATGGACTACGCCCGCGGCTCGGGCGGCGGCGACTTCACCCGCAACCTCGGCCGCACGGTCCGCGACAACCCCCTGCCGGTCATGCTGATCGGCGCCGGCATCGCCTGGCTCATGGCCGGCGAGCGCCGCGGCGCGGCCCAGCCCGGTTACGTGGGCAGCTACGCCGGCTCCGAGCACGAACGCTGGGCGACGCCCGGCCCGCGCTCCTACCAGGACGCCCAGGGCTCCGGCATGGGCGGCATGATGGGCTCGGCCATGGACACCGCCGGCTCGGCCATGCACGCGGCCGGCGCGGCCATGGGCGGGGTCGGCTCCGGCGTGCGGTCCGCCGTCTCCGGGGCCGGCTCGGCCGTCTCCGGCGCGGCTTCGGGGATCGCCTCCGGCGCCCGCATGGCCGCCGATGCCGCTACCGCGACGGCCTCCGGCGTCGGCACGGTCGCGTCGACGGCCTATGACGTCGCCTCGTCGACCGCCTCCGGCGCGGCCTCGATCGTCTCGACGGCCTATGACGCCGTCACGGGCGTCGCCGGCGCGGTCCGGGATGCGGTCGTCGGCACCGCTCGCGGCCTCTCGGACGGCGCGCACATGGTCGCCGACCGGGCCGGCGGCATGGCGGGCCAGGCGGGCGAGTACGCCGGCTCGGCCACCGACATGGCCGGCGAGTGGGCCGAGAGCGGTCGCTACGCGGCCCGTCGCGTCGGCCGCCAGGCCGGCCGCATGGGCTCGAACCTGCAGCACGTCATGGAGGAGCAGCCGCTGATCATGGGCGCCATCGGCCTCGCGGTCGGCGCCGCCCTCGGCGCTGCCCTGCCCAACACCCGGGCCGAGAACCGCCTCTTCGGCGAGACCGCCGACCGCCTGCGCGACCAGGCCATGGACGTCGCCGCCGAACAGGCCGAGAGGGCCCGGCAGGCGGCGCGCGAGACCGCGTCCGACTGGGCCGAACGGGCCGAGGAGACGATCTCGTCGGTCGGCGAGAAGGTGGCCTCGACCATGGACAGCATGGTGGGCGCCGGCTCGGAGCCGTCCGGGCAACCGGGCCAGTCCGGCCAGCCGCGGACCGGATCCGGCACCGCCGGTTCCTCCTCGCCGACGTCCGGGAGCTCGGCCGGCCAGTACGGCCAGACGGGAGGAACGGGCGCGCCGCGGACCGGCACCACCAGCGCCTCCACGACGGGCTCCGCCTCGCCCGGCTCGTCGACCACGGGCTCCGGCCCGACCGGCTCCTCGGGCGCCGGCCCCTCCGGCGCGGGCACGTCCGGCGGCGTCACCTCGACGCCGAAGACCGGCACCCAGTCCGCCTCCGGCTCGACCGAGCTCGGCGACGACTGGCGCCCGAAGGTGAACAACCCGGGCAGCGGCTCGCGCAACACCTGA
- a CDS encoding TrmH family RNA methyltransferase, translating into MTPIRIDDPDDPRIAAFRDIRERDMVGREGLFVAEGEVVLRVLARAAEVEPVSVLIAENRAAGLRDVLEALDGVPVHVAPQPVLERIAGFPLHRGILALGRRRATHEGGALLAGLSGPAVVLVLCGIANHDNMGGIFRNAAAFGAAAVLVDADCCDPLYRKAIRVSVGGALLVPTARLGRGQDPLALVEAAGFRAAALSPGGETDVADWRPPARVALFLGAEGPGLAPDLMARMTTLRIPMAGGFDSLNVATTSGIVLHHATRRRA; encoded by the coding sequence ATGACCCCGATCCGCATCGACGACCCTGACGATCCGCGCATCGCCGCCTTCCGAGACATCCGCGAGCGAGACATGGTCGGCCGCGAAGGGCTCTTCGTGGCGGAGGGCGAGGTCGTCCTGCGGGTGCTGGCGCGGGCCGCGGAGGTCGAGCCGGTGTCGGTGCTCATCGCCGAGAACCGGGCGGCGGGACTTCGGGACGTGCTGGAGGCTCTCGACGGCGTTCCGGTGCATGTCGCGCCCCAGCCGGTGCTCGAGAGGATCGCGGGCTTCCCGCTGCACCGGGGCATCCTGGCTCTGGGGCGGCGCCGGGCGACGCACGAGGGCGGCGCGCTCCTGGCCGGGCTCTCCGGGCCGGCGGTCGTGCTCGTCCTCTGCGGGATCGCAAACCACGACAACATGGGCGGGATCTTCCGGAACGCGGCGGCCTTCGGCGCGGCGGCGGTCCTGGTCGACGCCGACTGCTGCGACCCGCTCTACCGCAAGGCGATCCGGGTCTCGGTCGGCGGCGCGCTCCTGGTGCCGACGGCGCGGCTCGGGCGCGGGCAGGATCCGCTCGCGCTCGTGGAGGCGGCGGGCTTCCGGGCTGCGGCGCTGTCGCCGGGCGGGGAGACCGACGTGGCCGACTGGCGGCCGCCGGCCCGTGTGGCGCTGTTCCTGGGAGCGGAAGGGCCCGGGCTCGCGCCGGACCTGATGGCGCGGATGACGACGCTCCGCATCCCCATGGCGGGCGGCTTCGACAGCCTCAACGTGGCGACGACGTCCGGCATCGTGCTGCATCACGCGACCCGTCGGCGGGCCTGA
- a CDS encoding lipid kinase, with product MTLQAGHPRRPRRALLLVNPMSRGGAGPLTDALERLDEAGVQLVSVRTRSPTEVTPVIRECRGDVEAVIAAGGDGTLNAAAQGLVETGLPLGILPVGTANDLARTLGLPTDLAAAAAVIAGGHARAIDVGDVNGHLFFNVASLGLSAELAGTLTREHKRRWGRLSYAIAAARVLLRARPFTAEIVDQDGSKTVKTLQIAVGNGRYYGGGNAVAEEARIDDHHLDLYSLEFSAVWKLALLARGFRAGRHGLWSEVRTARDTNFEIRTRKPRPINTDGELVTFTPARFRVHPGAVTVFTPAEPATAGLGAAAAVASRVS from the coding sequence ATGACCCTGCAGGCCGGACATCCGCGCCGGCCGCGGCGGGCGCTGCTGCTCGTCAACCCGATGAGCCGGGGCGGTGCCGGGCCGCTGACGGACGCCCTGGAGCGGCTCGACGAGGCCGGCGTGCAGCTCGTCTCCGTGCGCACGCGTTCGCCGACGGAAGTGACCCCGGTGATCCGGGAATGCCGGGGCGACGTCGAGGCGGTGATCGCGGCGGGGGGCGACGGCACCCTCAACGCCGCGGCCCAGGGGCTCGTCGAAACGGGGCTGCCGCTCGGCATCCTGCCGGTCGGCACGGCCAACGACCTCGCGCGCACGCTCGGGCTGCCCACTGACCTCGCCGCCGCCGCCGCGGTGATCGCGGGCGGTCATGCGCGGGCCATCGACGTGGGCGACGTCAACGGCCATCTCTTCTTCAACGTGGCGAGCCTCGGCCTCAGCGCGGAACTCGCCGGAACGCTGACGCGCGAACACAAGCGGCGCTGGGGCCGGCTCTCCTACGCGATCGCGGCGGCGCGGGTGCTCCTTCGCGCGCGGCCCTTCACGGCGGAGATCGTCGACCAGGACGGGTCGAAGACGGTGAAGACGCTGCAGATCGCGGTCGGCAACGGGCGCTACTACGGTGGCGGCAACGCGGTGGCCGAGGAGGCACGCATCGACGACCACCATCTCGACCTCTACAGCCTGGAATTCTCGGCCGTCTGGAAGCTGGCCCTGCTCGCCCGCGGCTTCCGGGCCGGGCGGCACGGGCTGTGGAGCGAGGTGCGCACGGCGCGCGACACCAACTTCGAGATCCGCACCCGCAAGCCGCGGCCGATCAACACGGACGGGGAGCTCGTCACCTTCACGCCGGCCCGGTTCCGGGTGCATCCGGGGGCCGTGACGGTCTTCACCCCGGCCGAGCCCGCGACGGCGGGGCTCGGCGCGGCGGCGGCCGTGGCGAGCCGGGTTTCCTGA
- a CDS encoding exopolysaccharide biosynthesis protein, producing MDTDRTLDLTPRSAAAELPPVAVPRAQASGRLAAIVNGLESDRIPLGEIVDRMGQAGFGLALLLITLIVLIPIPGPLGMVFGTVIVFLSLQLLTGARRLWLPGFMRRAQIPMPTLRRFLDRVLPWLAWLELRLKPRRWTPLSGRTARIVLVLPLAALGAAITLPIPLGNFMPALALMVFALGLIARDGLAIVIGSLLTVLALAWTAALVFAGAEILDFAFGWLRS from the coding sequence ATGGATACCGATCGGACGCTCGATCTCACCCCCCGTTCCGCCGCCGCCGAACTCCCCCCGGTCGCGGTGCCGCGCGCGCAGGCGTCCGGCCGCCTCGCCGCCATCGTCAACGGGCTCGAGAGCGACCGGATTCCCCTCGGCGAGATCGTCGACCGGATGGGCCAGGCCGGCTTCGGGCTGGCGCTCCTGCTCATCACGCTGATCGTGCTCATTCCCATCCCGGGCCCGCTCGGCATGGTGTTCGGCACGGTCATCGTGTTCCTGTCGCTGCAACTTCTGACCGGCGCGCGCCGACTCTGGCTGCCCGGCTTCATGCGCCGCGCGCAGATCCCGATGCCGACGCTCCGGCGCTTCCTCGACCGCGTCCTGCCCTGGCTCGCCTGGCTGGAGCTCCGGCTGAAGCCGCGGCGCTGGACGCCCCTGTCCGGGCGGACCGCGCGGATCGTGCTGGTCCTGCCGCTCGCCGCGCTCGGGGCCGCGATCACCCTGCCGATCCCGCTCGGCAACTTCATGCCGGCGCTCGCCCTCATGGTCTTCGCGCTCGGGCTCATCGCGCGCGACGGGCTCGCCATCGTGATCGGCTCGCTCCTCACCGTCCTGGCGCTCGCCTGGACGGCCGCGCTGGTCTTCGCCGGCGCCGAGATCCTCGACTTCGCCTTCGGGTGGCTCCGGTCATGA
- a CDS encoding Na/Pi cotransporter family protein, with translation MSAPTLVLVDLLGASALLLWGLRTVKSGVSAAFGDRLRHGLALWTRRRIGALLAGIGVTLALQSSTATALIAGAFAGRDILSGASAQAVMLGANIGTAIVAKVLAVGLEGLAPFLVFAGVVAATGGSGRRRGLGQAIVGLGLMLLALRLLGTATEPLRHSEVIRSVLGALAEAPVLAFLSGGILAFLASSSLAVVLLVLSMATAGGLEPPLVLALVLGANVGGAVPPVVATLGQSAAARRLTIGNLGTRAAGALVLLPLLGPATDAILAVTGQPERLAVDAHLAFSLALTVVAWPFIGAIARATASLVPEPPASRSGPRYLDDTVLDTPAAALGCAARETLRVGDLVESMLVRSFEAFRVDDADLLEDIARLDDEVDRLQQAVKLYIARLDPESLDEAGQARAAEIIDYVVNLEHIGDIVEKGLAGAVSKKIRNGLQLSTDGSAEIVALHEATLDNFRRAQSLFVSRDLALARSLFAAKVEIRRLEKVSAERHFERLRAGRLESLRTSSLHLDILRDLKRINAHVASVAQPILDAHGDLTASRLRDSGAPPGPAAPNAA, from the coding sequence ATGTCCGCGCCGACCCTCGTGCTCGTCGACCTGCTCGGCGCCTCGGCGCTCCTCCTGTGGGGGCTCCGGACGGTGAAGTCGGGCGTCTCGGCGGCGTTCGGCGACCGGCTCCGGCACGGGCTGGCCCTTTGGACGCGTCGACGGATCGGGGCGCTCCTGGCCGGCATCGGGGTGACGCTGGCGCTGCAGTCGAGCACCGCGACCGCGCTCATCGCCGGGGCCTTCGCGGGGCGCGACATCCTCTCCGGCGCGAGCGCGCAGGCGGTCATGCTGGGCGCCAATATCGGCACGGCGATCGTCGCCAAGGTGCTGGCGGTCGGCTTGGAGGGGCTCGCGCCCTTCCTGGTGTTCGCCGGGGTCGTGGCGGCCACTGGCGGCAGCGGGCGCCGTCGCGGGCTCGGGCAGGCGATCGTCGGCCTCGGGCTGATGCTCCTCGCCCTGCGGCTCCTCGGCACCGCCACCGAGCCCCTGCGCCACTCCGAGGTGATCCGCAGCGTGCTCGGCGCGCTCGCCGAGGCGCCGGTCCTCGCCTTCCTGTCCGGCGGCATCCTGGCCTTCCTGGCGTCGTCGAGCCTGGCGGTCGTGCTCCTCGTCCTGTCCATGGCGACGGCCGGCGGCCTGGAGCCGCCGCTGGTGCTGGCTTTGGTGCTGGGCGCCAACGTGGGCGGCGCGGTTCCGCCTGTCGTGGCGACCCTCGGGCAGAGCGCGGCGGCGCGGCGGCTGACCATCGGCAACCTGGGGACCAGGGCGGCGGGCGCGCTGGTGCTCCTGCCGCTGCTCGGGCCGGCCACGGACGCGATCCTGGCCGTCACGGGCCAGCCAGAGCGGCTGGCGGTCGACGCGCACCTCGCCTTCAGCCTGGCCCTGACCGTCGTCGCGTGGCCCTTCATCGGCGCCATCGCGCGCGCCACCGCGAGCCTCGTGCCGGAGCCGCCCGCCTCGCGGTCGGGGCCGCGCTACCTGGACGACACGGTGCTCGACACGCCGGCCGCCGCGCTCGGCTGCGCGGCGCGCGAGACCTTGCGCGTCGGCGACCTCGTGGAATCCATGCTGGTGCGCAGCTTCGAGGCGTTCCGGGTCGACGACGCGGACCTCCTCGAGGACATCGCCCGGCTCGACGACGAGGTCGACCGGCTGCAGCAGGCCGTCAAGCTGTACATCGCCCGGCTCGACCCGGAGTCGCTCGACGAGGCCGGTCAGGCGCGTGCGGCGGAGATCATCGACTACGTGGTCAACCTCGAGCATATCGGCGACATCGTCGAAAAGGGGCTCGCCGGCGCGGTTTCGAAGAAGATCCGCAACGGCCTGCAGCTCTCGACGGACGGGTCGGCGGAGATCGTCGCCCTGCACGAGGCGACCCTCGACAACTTCCGGCGCGCCCAGAGCCTCTTCGTCAGCCGCGACCTGGCGCTCGCCCGCAGCCTCTTCGCCGCCAAGGTGGAGATCCGCCGTCTCGAGAAGGTGTCGGCGGAGCGCCATTTCGAGCGGCTTCGCGCCGGGCGCCTGGAAAGCCTCCGGACGAGTTCGCTCCACCTCGACATCCTGCGCGACCTGAAGCGCATCAACGCCCATGTGGCCTCGGTGGCGCAGCCGATCCTGGACGCGCACGGGGACCTGACGGCGAGCCGCCTGCGCGACAGCGGGGCACCGCCGGGCCCGGCCGCGCCGAACGCCGCCTGA
- a CDS encoding sulfotransferase family 2 domain-containing protein has translation MSFAPVLASWLTSFLPGREAHFVVVPRLRLVYARVPKVANTAVRSLLADHVDRTAGPAPPPNKDSFWRGDGAVDGRIVSGAEVLGRYGDHLCFTIVRDPFDRLVSCWSDMIARPAAILPNLDRLGFRRGMEFGDFVERVARIPDRAADLHFRSQASIVSARGRVVPSLVGRMETIGTDWERVRAAVLERTGTDLGSLPQKNVRRRDRSDVQRLFADGRLVDRVRVRYADDFRLFYPGREAPEPAGEAGPTVA, from the coding sequence GTGTCCTTCGCTCCCGTCCTGGCCTCCTGGCTCACCAGCTTCCTGCCCGGCCGCGAGGCCCACTTCGTCGTGGTGCCGCGGCTGAGGCTCGTCTACGCGCGGGTGCCGAAGGTGGCCAACACGGCGGTGCGCAGCCTGCTCGCGGATCATGTCGACCGGACCGCCGGTCCCGCGCCGCCGCCCAACAAGGACAGCTTCTGGCGGGGTGACGGGGCGGTGGACGGCCGCATCGTGTCGGGGGCGGAGGTGCTCGGACGCTACGGCGACCATCTCTGCTTCACGATCGTGCGCGATCCGTTCGACCGGCTGGTCTCCTGCTGGTCGGACATGATCGCCCGGCCGGCCGCGATCCTGCCCAATCTAGACCGGCTCGGCTTCCGGCGCGGGATGGAGTTCGGCGACTTCGTCGAGCGGGTCGCGCGCATCCCGGACCGGGCGGCGGACCTGCATTTCCGCAGCCAGGCCTCGATCGTCTCGGCGCGCGGGCGCGTCGTGCCGAGCCTCGTCGGGCGGATGGAGACGATCGGCACGGACTGGGAGCGGGTGAGGGCGGCGGTGCTCGAGCGGACGGGGACCGATCTCGGATCGCTGCCGCAGAAGAACGTCCGCCGGCGCGACCGGTCGGACGTGCAGCGCCTCTTCGCCGACGGTCGCCTGGTCGACCGGGTGCGCGTCCGCTACGCCGACGACTTCCGCCTCTTCTACCCCGGACGGGAGGCGCCCGAGCCCGCCGGCGAGGCCGGTCCGACGGTCGCGTGA
- the eda gene encoding bifunctional 4-hydroxy-2-oxoglutarate aldolase/2-dehydro-3-deoxy-phosphogluconate aldolase, giving the protein MTQDIATLDAIVARAPVIPVLVFEDPESAVAIGRALVAGGLPALEITLRTPAALDCIRACRTIEGAVVGAGTVLDAGQMEAAVSAGANFLVSPGASPRLMDAAASARAPLLPGVATAGEAMTLMERGYRRMKFFPAEPAGGAEYLKALASPLPQVKFCPTGGVTLEKAPKYLALPNVMCVGGSWVVPADAVKARDWGRIETLAREAAALARG; this is encoded by the coding sequence ATGACCCAGGACATCGCCACCCTCGACGCCATCGTGGCCCGCGCCCCCGTGATTCCGGTCCTCGTCTTCGAGGATCCGGAGAGCGCCGTCGCGATCGGCCGCGCCCTCGTGGCCGGCGGCCTGCCGGCCCTGGAGATCACCCTGCGCACCCCCGCCGCCCTCGACTGCATCCGCGCTTGCCGCACCATCGAGGGCGCCGTCGTCGGGGCCGGCACGGTCTTGGACGCCGGTCAGATGGAAGCGGCGGTCTCGGCGGGGGCCAACTTCCTGGTCTCCCCCGGCGCCTCCCCGCGGCTGATGGATGCGGCCGCCTCCGCGCGCGCCCCCCTGCTCCCGGGCGTCGCCACGGCCGGGGAGGCCATGACCCTGATGGAGCGCGGCTACCGCCGCATGAAGTTCTTCCCCGCCGAGCCGGCCGGCGGCGCCGAATACCTGAAAGCCCTGGCCTCGCCCCTGCCGCAGGTGAAGTTCTGCCCGACGGGCGGCGTCACGCTCGAGAAGGCGCCGAAATACCTCGCCCTGCCGAACGTCATGTGCGTCGGCGGCTCCTGGGTGGTGCCGGCCGACGCCGTCAAGGCGCGCGACTGGGGCCGGATCGAGACCCTCGCCCGCGAGGCGGCGGCCCTCGCCCGGGGCTGA
- a CDS encoding tellurite resistance TerB family protein: MFDAKKLLDALVGPEGAQRADQVLGRGLDAARRGATDVFGNEAVDRAQDYVKGNAETLIAGAAGGLLGLLVGTKTGRSVAGAGLKLGTLAAVGGLAWKAYQNWQASQPGAAGTGPDAPAALPESDQQALARTLIVAMIAAAKADGIIDPKEYRTIAGKAAEAGIDPEASAFLEAEMSSPLDIEKVVAGATSPEIATQIYAASCLAIAPDKNSEIAYLAELAGKLGLDPALRAEIDRRVAEARTA; encoded by the coding sequence ATGTTCGACGCCAAGAAGCTGCTGGATGCGCTCGTCGGCCCCGAGGGCGCGCAGCGCGCCGACCAGGTGCTCGGCCGCGGCCTCGACGCGGCGCGCCGCGGGGCGACCGACGTCTTCGGCAACGAGGCGGTCGACCGCGCCCAGGACTACGTCAAGGGCAATGCCGAGACCCTGATCGCCGGCGCGGCGGGCGGCCTTCTGGGCCTGCTGGTCGGCACGAAGACGGGCCGCAGCGTGGCCGGCGCCGGGCTGAAGCTCGGCACCCTCGCCGCCGTCGGGGGCCTCGCCTGGAAGGCCTACCAGAACTGGCAGGCGAGCCAGCCCGGCGCCGCCGGCACCGGCCCCGACGCGCCGGCCGCCCTGCCCGAGTCCGACCAGCAGGCGCTCGCCCGGACCCTCATCGTCGCCATGATCGCCGCCGCCAAGGCGGACGGCATCATCGACCCGAAGGAGTACCGCACCATCGCGGGCAAGGCCGCGGAGGCGGGCATCGACCCGGAGGCGAGCGCCTTCCTGGAGGCCGAGATGTCCTCGCCCCTCGACATCGAGAAGGTCGTGGCCGGCGCCACCTCCCCGGAGATCGCCACCCAGATCTACGCCGCCTCCTGCCTCGCGATCGCGCCCGACAAGAATTCCGAGATCGCCTACCTGGCCGAACTCGCCGGCAAGCTCGGCCTCGACCCGGCGCTCCGGGCCGAGATCGACCGTCGCGTCGCCGAGGCGCGCACGGCCTGA
- a CDS encoding glutathione S-transferase family protein produces the protein MMLIGQYDSPFVRRVGIALRLAGLDFEHKPWSTFGDADKVRQYNPLGRVPALVLDDGDVLIESHAILDWLDGSVPAGRALFPREEPLRRRALKVAALGTGIADKAVSLFYERRLHDPASEVWVQRCRAQILGAMATLEDDRGARRTRWWFGEAIGHADIAVAAALRFVREAHPGLVDWSVFPELDEHCGRAEALPVFQEIQQPFIPPT, from the coding sequence ATGATGCTGATCGGGCAATACGACTCCCCCTTCGTGCGGCGCGTCGGGATCGCGCTCCGGCTCGCGGGGCTCGACTTCGAGCACAAGCCCTGGTCGACCTTCGGGGACGCCGACAAGGTGCGTCAGTACAACCCGCTCGGGCGGGTCCCGGCGCTCGTGCTCGACGACGGCGACGTGCTGATCGAGAGCCATGCCATCCTGGACTGGCTGGACGGGTCGGTGCCGGCGGGCCGGGCGCTCTTCCCGCGGGAGGAGCCGCTGCGGCGCCGGGCCCTCAAGGTCGCGGCGCTCGGCACCGGCATCGCCGACAAGGCGGTGTCGCTCTTTTACGAGAGACGGCTGCACGACCCGGCCTCAGAGGTCTGGGTGCAGCGTTGCCGGGCCCAAATCCTGGGCGCCATGGCGACGCTCGAGGACGACCGCGGGGCGCGGCGGACGCGGTGGTGGTTCGGAGAGGCGATCGGTCACGCCGACATCGCGGTCGCGGCGGCGCTGCGCTTCGTACGCGAGGCCCATCCCGGGCTGGTCGACTGGTCGGTCTTCCCCGAACTCGACGAGCACTGCGGCCGTGCCGAGGCCCTGCCCGTGTTCCAGGAGATCCAGCAGCCCTTCATCCCGCCGACGTGA
- a CDS encoding IlvD/Edd family dehydratase — translation MAKGLRKGLTSYGDPGFSLFLRKAFIKAAGFSDDALDRPIVGITNTFSDYNPCHGNVPRLIEAVKRGVLLAGGLPMEFPTISIHESFADPTSMYLRNLMALDTEEMIRAQPMDAVVLVGGCDKTVPAQLMAAASVDLPAIQLITGPMLVGHHKGEVLGACTDCRRLWGEHRAGRLGADEIETVSGRLAPTEGTCMVMGTASTMGCLAEALGLALPHSGSIPATHADRIRAAEASGRRAVALAAGGPRPSDLLTEAAFRNAMVVLQAIGGSTNGLVHLAAIARRRGLSLDLETFDRIGREVPVLVDLKPSGSHYMEHFHWAGGVPRLLRELREHLALGAPTVAGLTIGEIAGTPVEDTRQTIIRSRADPVRPDGGMAVLRGTLAPGGAVIKHAAATPGLLVHEGRAVVFDSVPDLVARIDDPDLDVTADDVLVLRNAGPKGAPGMPEAGYLPIPQKLARAGVKDMVRISDARMSGTAFGTIVLHVTPEAALGSPLALVRTGDRIRLDVPARRIDLLVDEAELAARAALWSPPAHLSEPARGYRALYLRSVLQADEGCDFDFC, via the coding sequence ATGGCGAAGGGCTTGCGCAAGGGACTGACCTCCTACGGCGATCCGGGCTTCTCGCTCTTCCTGCGCAAGGCCTTCATCAAGGCCGCCGGCTTCTCGGACGACGCGCTCGACCGCCCCATCGTCGGCATCACCAACACCTTCAGCGACTACAACCCCTGCCACGGCAACGTGCCCCGCCTGATCGAGGCGGTGAAGCGCGGCGTCCTCCTGGCCGGCGGGCTCCCGATGGAGTTCCCGACCATCTCGATCCACGAGTCCTTCGCCGACCCGACCAGCATGTACCTTCGCAACCTGATGGCGCTCGACACCGAGGAGATGATCCGCGCCCAGCCCATGGACGCCGTCGTCCTCGTCGGCGGCTGCGACAAGACCGTGCCGGCCCAGCTGATGGCCGCCGCCAGCGTCGACCTGCCCGCGATCCAGCTGATCACCGGCCCGATGCTGGTCGGCCACCACAAGGGCGAGGTGCTCGGCGCCTGCACGGACTGCCGCCGGCTCTGGGGCGAGCACCGCGCCGGCCGCCTCGGCGCCGACGAGATCGAGACCGTCTCCGGCCGCCTCGCCCCCACCGAGGGCACCTGCATGGTCATGGGCACGGCGAGCACCATGGGCTGCCTCGCCGAGGCGCTCGGCCTCGCCCTGCCCCACAGCGGCTCGATCCCGGCCACCCACGCCGACCGCATCCGGGCCGCCGAGGCGAGCGGCCGGCGCGCCGTAGCCCTGGCCGCCGGCGGCCCCCGGCCATCCGACCTCCTCACCGAGGCGGCGTTCCGCAACGCCATGGTGGTGCTGCAGGCGATCGGCGGCTCGACCAACGGCCTCGTCCACCTCGCCGCCATCGCCCGCCGCCGCGGCCTGTCGCTCGACCTCGAGACCTTCGACCGCATCGGCCGCGAGGTGCCGGTCCTGGTCGACCTGAAGCCGAGCGGCTCGCACTACATGGAGCACTTCCACTGGGCCGGCGGCGTTCCCCGCCTTCTCCGGGAACTGCGCGAGCACCTGGCCCTCGGGGCGCCGACGGTCGCCGGCCTGACCATCGGCGAGATCGCCGGGACCCCCGTCGAGGACACCCGCCAGACCATCATCCGCTCGCGCGCCGACCCGGTTCGCCCGGACGGCGGCATGGCGGTCCTGCGCGGGACGCTGGCGCCCGGCGGCGCGGTCATCAAGCACGCCGCCGCCACCCCCGGCCTCCTCGTCCACGAAGGCCGGGCGGTCGTGTTCGACAGCGTGCCGGACCTCGTCGCCCGCATCGACGATCCCGACCTGGACGTGACCGCCGACGACGTGCTCGTGCTCCGCAACGCCGGCCCGAAAGGCGCGCCCGGCATGCCCGAGGCCGGCTACCTGCCGATCCCGCAGAAGCTCGCCCGCGCGGGCGTGAAGGACATGGTCCGCATCTCGGACGCCCGGATGAGCGGCACGGCCTTCGGCACCATCGTGCTGCACGTCACCCCGGAGGCCGCCCTCGGCTCCCCGCTCGCCCTCGTGCGCACCGGCGACCGGATCCGTCTCGACGTTCCCGCCCGCCGCATCGACCTCCTCGTCGACGAGGCGGAGCTGGCCGCGCGCGCGGCGCTCTGGAGCCCTCCCGCGCACCTCTCCGAGCCGGCCCGCGGCTATCGGGCTCTCTACCTGCGCAGCGTGCTGCAGGCCGACGAGGGCTGCGACTTCGACTTCTGCTGA